From a single Nicotiana tabacum cultivar K326 chromosome 8, ASM71507v2, whole genome shotgun sequence genomic region:
- the LOC107809509 gene encoding uncharacterized protein LOC107809509 isoform X1, with protein sequence MEMRIEPATPDSDRVAGMALNVPVNNATSFLPKRLRRRFLVTKSPSIITAQDIEAKLKDAELRRQQFYELLASKARPKLRSSTCSISQDGELRKQLEAKLLAAEKKRLSILAKVQKRLARLDELRQAAKNAVEMHFEKERDELGNKVESRVQRAELNWSLLLKACWQRKAAKKERISQLLMRRVMQESKYRECVRAAIHQKRAAAEKKRLGLLEAERSKARARVLQVKQIANSVFSQREIERIRLKDQLEDRLEKAKRLRAEYLKQRRSLLSSRRTCSDIIAWGEFLSIKLARCWRRFIQLRRTTFSLANAYMTLKVNRKSVEGMPFEQLAVKMGSNATIQKAKGLLDRLECRISIKHELLGSRDVLCFENIDHLLKRVASSGPSKGRVAAPVKLSRYPARVVLCAYMILGHPDLVFTEKGQSEVALAESAGTFVKEFELLLKIIIGGPIESTGEESAARLAFTSQLKAFDKAWCSYLFHFVMWKVKDVKLLEEDLIKTACQLELSLMQTCKQVMGDYNDLTVEFSSFQRQVIENQKLIWAKVQLLGGNAGLERLEHALSELRSRFIDSMETASPSLAGSFDNSDIKNSGEFDVNERFNGTQGISCPVSVEDDSYLCDKGGSGTLHKSISTGSLLATENEVLVNKIVHKGCGLEIISEDQESVKARVKETMEKAFWDGVMQSLNQDNPDYSWVLKLIKEIQDELCEMSPPSWRQEIVETIDIAILSQVLNSGTLDMDYFGRILEFALVTLRKLSAPSYEDELKSNHQKFLKELGDSNQGGENTSLFAALVIKGLQFVLRQIKKLKGEISKAHIKMLEPFIKGPTGVEYLRSAFSNRYGPPVEAPISLPLVKQWLSAVMLVAEQEWDDHLNSLSALRLSSGAHSLEKAPITLRAGGSSLRISEDPPNLKTNAVEQPECKGEKVDLFLRLGLLQLVCEIEGLTVETLPETLKLNFSRLRAVQAFLQKIIVICTSILVLRQTLLAESLVTSPSDMEDIVAKSVKRLFELLDNVEDAGITEVVETMDLCLEGDEPEKRQARKEIMVNVLAKSLRAGDAIFTRVSRTVFLAARAIILGGSGAEGRRLAENTLKRVSATILTGKLVDAMENLLVVATVSASIHGSWYQELIKI encoded by the exons ATGGAGATGAGAATAGAACCAGCGACTCCAGATTCCGATCGTGTCGCCGGAATGGCGTTGAACGTTCCGGTGAATAATGCGACGTCGTTCCTCCCTAAACGCCTTCGCCGACGATTTCTGGTAACCAAAAGCCCTTCCATTATTACCGCCCAAGATATCGAAGCTAAGCTTAAGGACGCCGAATTACGTCGTCAG CAATTTTATGAGTTATTGGCGAGCAAGGCACGGCCAAAATTGAGGTCATCGACATGCTCAATTTCGCAGGATGGAGAGCTCAGAAAGCAACTAGAAGCGAAGCTTCTTGCTGCTGAAAAGAAGAG GTTAAGCATCCTTGCAAAAGTTCAGAAGCGCCTGGCAAGACTAGACGAGCTTAGACAAGCGGCTAAAAATGCTGTGGAAATGCATTTTGAGAAAGAACGCGATGAGCTGGGAAATAAGGTCGAGTCACGAGTTCAGCGGGCAGAATTGAATTGGAGTCTTCTTCTTAAAGCTTGTTGGCAACGGAAGGCTGCAAAAAAGGAAAGGATTTCACAGTTGTTAATGAGGAGGGTAATGCAAGAGAGCAAATACAGGGAGTGTGTCCGGGCTGCTATTCATCAGAAGCGAGCTGCTGCTGAAAAGAAGCGGTTAGGATTGCTGGAAGCAGAGAGATCAAAGGCACGTGCAAGAGTATTACAAGTTAAGCAGATAGCAAACTCTGTATTTAGTCAACGGGAGATTGAGAGGATAAGACTAAAGGATCAGCTGGAGGACCGTCTCGAAAAG GCTAAGAGGCTTAGAGCAGAATATTTAAAGCAGAGGAGAAGTCTACTAAGTTCACGTCGCACCTGTTCAGACATAATTGCGTGGGGGGAGTTTTTGTCTATTAAGCTAGCAAG GTGCTGGAGGCGGTTCATCCAACTAAGACGAACAACTTTTTCATTGGCTAATGCATATATGACCCTAAAAGTTAACAGAAAATCTGTTGAAGGAATGCCTTTTGAGCAACTTGCAGTGAAAATGGGGTCAAATGCGACCATCCAAAAGGCAAAAGGGTTGCTCGATCGACTGGAGTGCCGCATTAGTATCAAACATGAGCTTCTCGGTTCCAGAGATGTACtttgttttgaaaatattgatCATCTTCTTAAGCGTGTCGCTTCTTCAGGCCCATCTAAAGGGAGAGTGGCTGCTCCAGTCAAGTTATCAAGGTACCCAGCCAGAGTAGTTCTCTGTGCATATATGATTCTGGGACATCCAGATTTAGTTTTCACTGAAAAGGGGCAGTCCGAAGTTGCTCTTGCTGAATCTGCTGGAACCTTTGTTAAAGAGTTTGAATTGCTGCTTAAAATTATTATAGGAGGTCCCATTGAATCTACAGGAGAAGAAAGTGCAGCTAGGCTGGCTTTTACTTCTCAGCTAAAAGCTTTTGATAAAGCATGGTGCTCTTATCTGTTTCACTTTGTGATGTGGAAAGTTAAGGATGTCAAGTTGTTAGAGGAGGATTTGATAAAAACTGCTTGTCAACTGGAGCTCTCCTTGATGCAGACTTGCAAGCAGGTTATGGGAGATTACAATGATCTCACAGTTGAATTCAGTTCTTTCCAGAGGCAG GTGATTGAGAATCAGAAACTTATTTGGGCAAAGGTTCAGCTGCTGGGTGGTAATGCTGGGCTTGAACGTCTGGAACATGCTCTTTCTGAGCTGCGGTCTAGGTTTATTGACTCCATGGAGACTGCTTCTCCTAGTTTAGCTGGTTCATTCGACAACTCTGATATCAAGAATTCAGGGGAGTTCGATGTAAATGAAAGGTTTAATGGTACACAGGGCATTTCTTGCCCCGTGTCTGTGGAAGATGATTCATATTTGTGCGACAAAGGTGGTTCTGGAACCCTTCATAAAAGCATATCTACTGGTTCATTACTTGCGACAGAGAATGAAGTGCTTGTGAATAAAATTGTCCACAAGGGTTGTGGCTTGGAGATCATTAGTGAAGACCAAGAGAGTGTTAAG GCTAGAGTGAAAGAGACAATGGAAAAGGCTTTCTGGGATGGTGTTATGCAATCCTTGAATCAGGATAACCCTGATTACAGTTGGGTTCTCAAGCTTATTAAGGAAATACAAGATGAACTATGTGAGATGTCTCCTCCGAGTTGGAGACAGGAAATAGTCGAAACCATTGATATTGCTATCCTATCACAG GTTCTAAACTCAGGCACATTGGACATGGATTATTTTGGAAGGATCTTGGAATTTGCATTGGTTACTTTGCGGAAACTCTCAGCACCATCATATGAAGATGAATTGAAGAGTAATCACCAGAAATTCCTTAAAGAGCTAGGTGACAGTAATCAGGGTGGAGAAAACACTTCTTTGTTTGCTGCTTTGGTTATCAAGGGTTTGCAATTTGTTCTAAGGCAGATTAAG AAACTCAAAGGTGAAATAAGCAAAGCACACATCAAAATGTTAGAACCTTTCATCAAGGGACCCACTGGTGTTGAATATCTTAGAAGTGCTTTCTCCAATCGTTATGGTCCTCCTGTTGAGGCTCCTATCTCTCTACCATTGGTGAAGCAATGGCTCTCTGCTGTCATGTTAGTGGCTGAGCAAGAGTGGGATGACCACCTGAATTCATTGTCAGCTCTGAGGTTGAGCAGCGGGGCACATTCTTTGGAGAAAGCTCCAATCACACTTCGAGCTGGAGGTAGCTCTCTAAGGATATCAGAAGATCCTCCAAACCTGAAGACCAATG CAGTCGAACAACCAGAATGCAAGGGAGAGAAGGTTGATCTGTTCTTAAGGCTCGGTTTGTTGCAACTTGTCTGTGAGATTGAGGGATTGACTGTGGAAACACTACCAGAGACTTTGAAATTGAACTTCTCCAGATTGAGAGCTGTCCAAGCTTTCCTCCAGAAAATCATTGTAATCTGTACTAG CATATTGGTTTTGCGGCAGACTCTTCTTGCTGAATCTCTGGTTACCAGCCCCTCAGACATGGAAGATATAGTAGCTAAATCTGTTAAAAGGTTGTTTGAACTTCTCGATAATGTGGAGGATGCTGGTATAACTGAAGTTGTGGAGACAATGGACCTTTGCCTAGAAGGCGATGAGCCAGAGAAGCGCCAAGCAAGGAAGGAGATCATGGTGAACGTGTTGGCGAAGAGCTTGCGTGCAGGGGATGCCATTTTCACTCGAGTTTCCCGCACTGTTTTCTTGGCAGCTAGGGCAATTATACTTGGAGGAAGTGGAGCTGAGGGTAGGCGATTGGCGGAGAACACCCTGAAACGTGTCAGTGCCACTATACTCACAGGAAAGCTGGTTGATGCCATGGAAAATCTGTTGGTTGTGGCTACTGTATCAGCCAGCATTCATGGTTCATGGTATCAAGAGTTGATAAAAATATGA
- the LOC107809509 gene encoding uncharacterized protein LOC107809509 isoform X2, whose amino-acid sequence MEMRIEPATPDSDRVAGMALNVPVNNATSFLPKRLRRRFLVTKSPSIITAQDIEAKLKDAELRRQQFYELLASKARPKLRSSTCSISQDGELRKQLEAKLLAAEKKRLSILAKVQKRLARLDELRQAAKNAVEMHFEKERDELGNKVESRVQRAELNWSLLLKACWQRKAAKKERISQLLMRRVMQESKYRECVRAAIHQKRAAAEKKRLGLLEAERSKARARVLQVKQIANSVFSQREIERIRLKDQLEDRLEKAKRLRAEYLKQRRSLLSSRRTCSDIIAWGEFLSIKLARCWRRFIQLRRTTFSLANAYMTLKVNRKSVEGMPFEQLAVKMGSNATIQKAKGLLDRLECRISIKHELLGSRDVLCFENIDHLLKRVASSGPSKGRVAAPVKLSRYPARVVLCAYMILGHPDLVFTEKGQSEVALAESAGTFVKEFELLLKIIIGGPIESTGEESAARLAFTSQLKAFDKAWCSYLFHFVMWKVKDVKLLEEDLIKTACQLELSLMQTCKQVMGDYNDLTVEFSSFQRQVIENQKLIWAKVQLLGGNAGLERLEHALSELRSRFIDSMETASPSLAGSFDNSDIKNSGEFDVNERFNGTQGISCPVSVEDDSYLCDKGGSGTLHKSISTGSLLATENEVLVNKIVHKGCGLEIISEDQESVKARVKETMEKAFWDGVMQSLNQDNPDYSWVLKLIKEIQDELCEMSPPSWRQEIVETIDIAILSQVLNSGTLDMDYFGRILEFALVTLRKLSAPSYEDELKSNHQKFLKELGDSNQGGENTSLFAALVIKGLQFVLRQIKKLKGEISKAHIKMLEPFIKGPTGVEYLRSAFSNRYGPPVEAPISLPLVKQWLSAVMLVAEQEWDDHLNSLSALRLSSGAHSLEKAPITLRAGGSSLRISEDPPNLKTNVEQPECKGEKVDLFLRLGLLQLVCEIEGLTVETLPETLKLNFSRLRAVQAFLQKIIVICTSILVLRQTLLAESLVTSPSDMEDIVAKSVKRLFELLDNVEDAGITEVVETMDLCLEGDEPEKRQARKEIMVNVLAKSLRAGDAIFTRVSRTVFLAARAIILGGSGAEGRRLAENTLKRVSATILTGKLVDAMENLLVVATVSASIHGSWYQELIKI is encoded by the exons ATGGAGATGAGAATAGAACCAGCGACTCCAGATTCCGATCGTGTCGCCGGAATGGCGTTGAACGTTCCGGTGAATAATGCGACGTCGTTCCTCCCTAAACGCCTTCGCCGACGATTTCTGGTAACCAAAAGCCCTTCCATTATTACCGCCCAAGATATCGAAGCTAAGCTTAAGGACGCCGAATTACGTCGTCAG CAATTTTATGAGTTATTGGCGAGCAAGGCACGGCCAAAATTGAGGTCATCGACATGCTCAATTTCGCAGGATGGAGAGCTCAGAAAGCAACTAGAAGCGAAGCTTCTTGCTGCTGAAAAGAAGAG GTTAAGCATCCTTGCAAAAGTTCAGAAGCGCCTGGCAAGACTAGACGAGCTTAGACAAGCGGCTAAAAATGCTGTGGAAATGCATTTTGAGAAAGAACGCGATGAGCTGGGAAATAAGGTCGAGTCACGAGTTCAGCGGGCAGAATTGAATTGGAGTCTTCTTCTTAAAGCTTGTTGGCAACGGAAGGCTGCAAAAAAGGAAAGGATTTCACAGTTGTTAATGAGGAGGGTAATGCAAGAGAGCAAATACAGGGAGTGTGTCCGGGCTGCTATTCATCAGAAGCGAGCTGCTGCTGAAAAGAAGCGGTTAGGATTGCTGGAAGCAGAGAGATCAAAGGCACGTGCAAGAGTATTACAAGTTAAGCAGATAGCAAACTCTGTATTTAGTCAACGGGAGATTGAGAGGATAAGACTAAAGGATCAGCTGGAGGACCGTCTCGAAAAG GCTAAGAGGCTTAGAGCAGAATATTTAAAGCAGAGGAGAAGTCTACTAAGTTCACGTCGCACCTGTTCAGACATAATTGCGTGGGGGGAGTTTTTGTCTATTAAGCTAGCAAG GTGCTGGAGGCGGTTCATCCAACTAAGACGAACAACTTTTTCATTGGCTAATGCATATATGACCCTAAAAGTTAACAGAAAATCTGTTGAAGGAATGCCTTTTGAGCAACTTGCAGTGAAAATGGGGTCAAATGCGACCATCCAAAAGGCAAAAGGGTTGCTCGATCGACTGGAGTGCCGCATTAGTATCAAACATGAGCTTCTCGGTTCCAGAGATGTACtttgttttgaaaatattgatCATCTTCTTAAGCGTGTCGCTTCTTCAGGCCCATCTAAAGGGAGAGTGGCTGCTCCAGTCAAGTTATCAAGGTACCCAGCCAGAGTAGTTCTCTGTGCATATATGATTCTGGGACATCCAGATTTAGTTTTCACTGAAAAGGGGCAGTCCGAAGTTGCTCTTGCTGAATCTGCTGGAACCTTTGTTAAAGAGTTTGAATTGCTGCTTAAAATTATTATAGGAGGTCCCATTGAATCTACAGGAGAAGAAAGTGCAGCTAGGCTGGCTTTTACTTCTCAGCTAAAAGCTTTTGATAAAGCATGGTGCTCTTATCTGTTTCACTTTGTGATGTGGAAAGTTAAGGATGTCAAGTTGTTAGAGGAGGATTTGATAAAAACTGCTTGTCAACTGGAGCTCTCCTTGATGCAGACTTGCAAGCAGGTTATGGGAGATTACAATGATCTCACAGTTGAATTCAGTTCTTTCCAGAGGCAG GTGATTGAGAATCAGAAACTTATTTGGGCAAAGGTTCAGCTGCTGGGTGGTAATGCTGGGCTTGAACGTCTGGAACATGCTCTTTCTGAGCTGCGGTCTAGGTTTATTGACTCCATGGAGACTGCTTCTCCTAGTTTAGCTGGTTCATTCGACAACTCTGATATCAAGAATTCAGGGGAGTTCGATGTAAATGAAAGGTTTAATGGTACACAGGGCATTTCTTGCCCCGTGTCTGTGGAAGATGATTCATATTTGTGCGACAAAGGTGGTTCTGGAACCCTTCATAAAAGCATATCTACTGGTTCATTACTTGCGACAGAGAATGAAGTGCTTGTGAATAAAATTGTCCACAAGGGTTGTGGCTTGGAGATCATTAGTGAAGACCAAGAGAGTGTTAAG GCTAGAGTGAAAGAGACAATGGAAAAGGCTTTCTGGGATGGTGTTATGCAATCCTTGAATCAGGATAACCCTGATTACAGTTGGGTTCTCAAGCTTATTAAGGAAATACAAGATGAACTATGTGAGATGTCTCCTCCGAGTTGGAGACAGGAAATAGTCGAAACCATTGATATTGCTATCCTATCACAG GTTCTAAACTCAGGCACATTGGACATGGATTATTTTGGAAGGATCTTGGAATTTGCATTGGTTACTTTGCGGAAACTCTCAGCACCATCATATGAAGATGAATTGAAGAGTAATCACCAGAAATTCCTTAAAGAGCTAGGTGACAGTAATCAGGGTGGAGAAAACACTTCTTTGTTTGCTGCTTTGGTTATCAAGGGTTTGCAATTTGTTCTAAGGCAGATTAAG AAACTCAAAGGTGAAATAAGCAAAGCACACATCAAAATGTTAGAACCTTTCATCAAGGGACCCACTGGTGTTGAATATCTTAGAAGTGCTTTCTCCAATCGTTATGGTCCTCCTGTTGAGGCTCCTATCTCTCTACCATTGGTGAAGCAATGGCTCTCTGCTGTCATGTTAGTGGCTGAGCAAGAGTGGGATGACCACCTGAATTCATTGTCAGCTCTGAGGTTGAGCAGCGGGGCACATTCTTTGGAGAAAGCTCCAATCACACTTCGAGCTGGAGGTAGCTCTCTAAGGATATCAGAAGATCCTCCAAACCTGAAGACCAATG TCGAACAACCAGAATGCAAGGGAGAGAAGGTTGATCTGTTCTTAAGGCTCGGTTTGTTGCAACTTGTCTGTGAGATTGAGGGATTGACTGTGGAAACACTACCAGAGACTTTGAAATTGAACTTCTCCAGATTGAGAGCTGTCCAAGCTTTCCTCCAGAAAATCATTGTAATCTGTACTAG CATATTGGTTTTGCGGCAGACTCTTCTTGCTGAATCTCTGGTTACCAGCCCCTCAGACATGGAAGATATAGTAGCTAAATCTGTTAAAAGGTTGTTTGAACTTCTCGATAATGTGGAGGATGCTGGTATAACTGAAGTTGTGGAGACAATGGACCTTTGCCTAGAAGGCGATGAGCCAGAGAAGCGCCAAGCAAGGAAGGAGATCATGGTGAACGTGTTGGCGAAGAGCTTGCGTGCAGGGGATGCCATTTTCACTCGAGTTTCCCGCACTGTTTTCTTGGCAGCTAGGGCAATTATACTTGGAGGAAGTGGAGCTGAGGGTAGGCGATTGGCGGAGAACACCCTGAAACGTGTCAGTGCCACTATACTCACAGGAAAGCTGGTTGATGCCATGGAAAATCTGTTGGTTGTGGCTACTGTATCAGCCAGCATTCATGGTTCATGGTATCAAGAGTTGATAAAAATATGA